One Vibrio neonatus genomic window carries:
- a CDS encoding alanine/glycine:cation symporter family protein, producing the protein MADIIYLMNDLLWGSILVYLLVGGGIYFTIRLSFIQFRHFGHMFSVLKNSRKADSAGISSFQALCTSLAARVGTGNMAGVAVALTVGGPGAIFWMWLIAMLGMATSFAESSLAQLYKTKDSDGNYRGGPAYYMEKGLGMRWMGVLFSVFLIIAFGLVFNAVQANSIVSAVINAFEIQAHPMSVGEFSFDRNALIGGAIIVAISSFVIFGGIRKIARTAELVVPVMALAYLALALFVMFSNLDKVPDVISLIFKSAFGLQEAAAGGVGYAIAQAMINGIKRGLFSNEAGMGSAPNAAASATPYPPHPASQGYVQMLGVFTDTIVICSATVAIILVSGEYVPHGEFTGIELTQRALSAEVGQWGSIFIAVAIFFFAFTSIIANYSYAETNLIFLRHSHKAGLNIFRIIVLAMVLFGAVATLPVVWAMADVSMGLMAIVNMVAILLLSGIVVKLAKDYNQQLKSGVVPTFDARNYPELHSQLEEGIWDDYEELKAQVERNK; encoded by the coding sequence GTGGCTGATATTATTTATCTAATGAACGATCTTCTGTGGGGATCGATTCTTGTTTACCTACTTGTGGGTGGTGGTATCTACTTCACCATTCGTCTTAGTTTTATTCAATTTAGACATTTTGGGCACATGTTCAGTGTCTTGAAAAATAGTCGTAAAGCAGACAGTGCTGGCATTTCGTCTTTTCAAGCACTGTGTACTAGTCTGGCTGCTCGTGTGGGTACCGGTAATATGGCGGGGGTTGCGGTAGCACTGACCGTCGGTGGTCCTGGTGCTATCTTTTGGATGTGGCTTATTGCCATGCTCGGTATGGCAACCTCATTTGCCGAAAGCTCTCTAGCGCAGCTATACAAAACCAAAGATAGTGACGGTAACTACCGTGGTGGCCCAGCTTACTATATGGAAAAAGGCCTAGGTATGCGTTGGATGGGAGTGCTGTTCTCAGTATTTCTAATCATAGCCTTTGGTTTGGTCTTTAATGCCGTGCAAGCAAACTCTATTGTTAGCGCAGTTATTAATGCTTTTGAAATTCAAGCGCACCCAATGTCGGTTGGTGAATTTAGCTTTGACAGAAATGCATTGATTGGCGGCGCAATCATTGTGGCGATCTCTTCATTTGTTATTTTTGGTGGTATTCGCAAAATTGCTCGTACCGCTGAACTTGTTGTGCCTGTTATGGCGTTGGCGTATTTAGCCTTAGCGCTATTTGTGATGTTCAGTAACTTAGATAAAGTGCCTGATGTTATCTCACTTATCTTTAAGAGCGCCTTTGGCCTGCAAGAAGCTGCCGCTGGTGGTGTTGGCTATGCAATCGCACAAGCGATGATTAATGGTATTAAACGTGGTTTGTTTTCTAACGAAGCAGGTATGGGTTCCGCGCCAAATGCGGCAGCGTCAGCCACACCTTATCCGCCACACCCAGCCTCGCAAGGCTATGTACAAATGCTTGGTGTATTTACTGATACCATTGTGATTTGTTCGGCAACGGTCGCCATTATCTTAGTCTCTGGTGAATATGTACCACATGGTGAGTTTACTGGTATCGAATTGACTCAGCGAGCATTGAGCGCTGAAGTTGGTCAGTGGGGCAGTATCTTTATTGCGGTAGCGATTTTCTTCTTCGCCTTTACCTCGATCATTGCCAACTACTCTTACGCTGAAACTAACCTTATCTTCTTAAGACACAGCCATAAAGCGGGATTAAATATCTTCCGCATCATTGTATTAGCGATGGTTTTATTTGGCGCTGTAGCAACTTTGCCTGTGGTTTGGGCAATGGCCGATGTTTCTATGGGCTTAATGGCAATCGTGAACATGGTCGCTATCTTGTTGCTATCCGGCATAGTTGTGAAACTGGCTAAGGATTATAACCAGCAATTAAAATCTGGTGTTGTGCCAACTTTTGATGCGAGAAATTACCCAGAGCTACATTCGCAACTTGAAGAAGGGATCTGGGATGACTACGAAGAGCTAAAAGCGCAAGTAGAACGCAACAAGTAA
- the yaaA gene encoding peroxide stress protein YaaA: protein MLILVSPAKTLDYESPLATERYTQPEFISESAKLIDVCKKLTPADISKLMKVSDKIAGLNVARFQEWSTTFTPDNARPAILAFKGDVYTGLEAESFSEQDFDYAQQHFRMLSGLYGLLRPLDLMQPYRLEMGTRLENARGSNLYHFWGDQITDKVNETLAAQGDDLLINLASNEYFKSVKPKNVQGRVITPVFKDLKNGQYKVISFYAKKARGMMAKYIIQNQVDSLEALKLFDSAGYYFSDTDSTARELVFKRDQQ, encoded by the coding sequence ATGCTGATTTTAGTCTCACCTGCAAAAACGTTAGATTATGAGTCGCCATTGGCAACTGAACGTTATACACAGCCTGAATTCATCTCTGAGTCAGCAAAATTAATTGATGTCTGCAAAAAGCTGACCCCGGCGGATATTTCTAAATTAATGAAAGTCAGTGATAAAATCGCTGGATTGAATGTGGCTCGCTTTCAAGAGTGGAGCACTACCTTTACACCCGACAACGCTCGCCCTGCCATTTTGGCATTTAAAGGGGATGTGTACACCGGGCTTGAAGCTGAGAGCTTTAGTGAACAGGACTTTGATTATGCCCAGCAACATTTTCGTATGTTGTCAGGTTTATATGGCTTATTAAGACCACTAGACTTGATGCAACCTTACCGCTTAGAAATGGGTACAAGATTAGAAAACGCCAGAGGTAGCAACTTATACCATTTCTGGGGTGATCAGATCACGGATAAGGTGAATGAGACTTTAGCGGCGCAAGGGGATGACTTGCTAATTAACCTTGCTTCCAACGAATACTTCAAATCAGTAAAACCGAAAAATGTGCAAGGGCGAGTGATTACGCCAGTGTTCAAAGATTTGAAAAATGGTCAATACAAGGTGATTAGCTTTTATGCCAAAAAAGCTCGCGGCATGATGGCGAAATACATTATTCAAAACCAAGTAGACAGCCTAGAGGCATTAAAGCTATTTGATAGTGCGGGTTACTATTTTAGTGATACAGACTCAACCGCCAGAGAGTTAGTATTTAAAAGAGATCAGCAATAA
- a CDS encoding GNAT family N-acetyltransferase — protein sequence MILQTNRLRLRPWKPCDFDAFVQMNASPKVMRFFPSTLTPLQSIESARRLSEELQQQQWGMWVVEEKSTKQFIGMLGLQQRSIDDGILTKPFKEIAWRLNERNWGKGFATEAATAVLQYAFERMHVDVIYSLTALVNLPSQRVMQKIGMQDTQANFQHPRLDVNSNLSWHCLYKISKQQWKAQL from the coding sequence ATGATCCTGCAAACAAATAGATTGCGATTAAGACCTTGGAAGCCCTGCGATTTCGACGCATTTGTGCAAATGAATGCGAGCCCTAAAGTGATGCGATTCTTCCCTAGCACCTTAACTCCACTGCAGAGTATTGAGTCAGCAAGACGTTTATCCGAAGAGTTGCAACAGCAGCAATGGGGTATGTGGGTAGTCGAAGAAAAGTCGACCAAGCAGTTTATAGGTATGCTGGGTTTGCAGCAAAGATCCATTGATGATGGGATTTTAACTAAACCGTTTAAAGAAATCGCATGGCGCTTAAATGAGCGTAATTGGGGCAAAGGCTTTGCCACTGAAGCCGCTACAGCGGTATTGCAGTATGCCTTTGAGCGTATGCATGTCGATGTTATTTATAGCCTCACCGCTTTGGTGAATCTGCCTTCTCAAAGGGTGATGCAAAAAATTGGTATGCAAGATACCCAGGCTAATTTTCAGCACCCACGGCTTGATGTGAATTCTAATCTGAGTTGGCACTGCTTGTACAAAATCAGCAAACAGCAATGGAAGGCACAACTTTAG
- a CDS encoding VOC family protein, with translation MEPRVSIITLGVADLKRSYDFYSALGFPSSYTEEQDIVFFQTSGVCVALYPLAKLAEEIGIELTEDAIASPVMTLAHNTKQQHQVDEILEQAVAAGGSLVKPAQRVFWGGYSGYFKDPDGHYWEVAHADSWQFNADGSLVIE, from the coding sequence ATGGAACCGCGAGTCAGCATTATTACGTTAGGTGTCGCCGATCTGAAGCGCTCTTATGATTTTTATTCTGCGCTTGGCTTTCCTTCGTCTTATACCGAAGAGCAAGATATTGTCTTTTTTCAAACCTCAGGCGTTTGTGTCGCCCTTTATCCATTAGCGAAACTTGCCGAAGAGATAGGCATTGAGTTAACAGAAGATGCAATAGCCTCACCAGTAATGACCTTAGCGCACAATACCAAGCAACAGCATCAAGTCGATGAGATATTAGAGCAGGCGGTAGCAGCAGGGGGCAGTTTGGTTAAACCAGCTCAGAGAGTGTTTTGGGGCGGTTACAGTGGTTACTTCAAAGACCCTGATGGTCATTATTGGGAAGTGGCGCACGCCGATTCTTGGCAATTTAATGCAGACGGCAGCTTAGTGATTGAGTAG
- the srmB gene encoding ATP-dependent RNA helicase SrmB has translation MLRTFAELDLDQSLIKAIEEIGFERPTKVQSEAIPQALDGKDILASAPTGTGKTAAFVLPALQYLLDFPRRRGGPARVLILTPTRELAMQITEQAKQLAKYTNLNIFTITGGVMYQDHADILSTTQDIVVATPGRLMEYINAERFDCRAIEWLILDEADRMLDMGFGPVVDRLSNECRWRKQTLLFSATLEGKGVAGFTEDLLKDPAEIDAQSSLKERKKIQQWYHRADNAEHKLALLKHIITEQAERSIIFLKTRERLAELRQQLDSAQIPCSWIQGEMPQDRRNNAIARFRDGQVNVLLATDVAARGIDLPDVSHVINYDLPRTADVYLHRIGRTARAGKKGNAVSLVEAHDQPMIERVERYTKEAIKERFVKDLRPKHKKPVFKKKKKPAAKTATKAKKKKK, from the coding sequence GTGTTAAGAACTTTTGCTGAGTTAGATTTAGACCAATCCCTTATTAAAGCCATAGAAGAAATAGGCTTTGAGAGACCAACAAAAGTACAAAGTGAAGCCATTCCTCAAGCATTGGACGGAAAGGACATCCTTGCATCTGCACCAACAGGAACTGGTAAAACCGCCGCTTTTGTACTTCCAGCGTTACAATATCTATTGGATTTTCCACGTCGTCGTGGCGGCCCAGCTCGCGTATTAATTCTAACGCCAACCCGTGAATTAGCGATGCAAATTACCGAGCAAGCCAAACAACTCGCTAAATACACCAACTTGAACATTTTCACCATTACTGGTGGTGTTATGTATCAAGATCACGCTGATATCCTATCAACGACTCAAGATATCGTAGTGGCAACACCAGGACGCTTGATGGAATACATCAATGCGGAACGATTTGATTGTCGCGCTATCGAATGGTTAATTTTGGATGAAGCTGACCGCATGTTAGATATGGGCTTTGGCCCTGTTGTGGATCGTTTATCTAACGAATGTCGCTGGCGTAAACAAACCTTATTATTCTCTGCCACGCTTGAAGGTAAAGGTGTAGCAGGTTTCACTGAAGATCTATTAAAAGATCCTGCAGAAATCGATGCGCAGTCATCACTAAAAGAGCGTAAAAAAATTCAGCAATGGTATCACCGTGCTGATAACGCAGAACATAAACTTGCCCTGCTAAAACACATTATTACTGAGCAAGCGGAAAGAAGTATCATCTTCTTAAAAACCCGTGAACGTCTTGCTGAGTTACGTCAACAACTGGATAGCGCTCAAATTCCATGTAGCTGGATTCAGGGTGAAATGCCGCAAGATCGTCGTAACAACGCCATTGCCCGTTTCCGTGATGGACAAGTGAATGTACTGCTCGCAACTGATGTTGCCGCACGTGGTATTGACCTGCCAGACGTAAGCCATGTAATCAACTACGATCTACCTCGTACTGCCGATGTCTACTTACACCGTATTGGTCGTACAGCACGTGCTGGTAAAAAAGGAAATGCGGTTTCTCTTGTTGAAGCGCACGATCAACCTATGATTGAACGTGTAGAACGATACACAAAAGAAGCCATTAAAGAGCGTTTCGTTAAAGATCTTCGTCCAAAACACAAGAAACCTGTGTTCAAGAAGAAAAAGAAGCCAGCCGCTAAAACAGCGACTAAAGCTAAGAAGAAGAAAAAATAA
- a CDS encoding tRNA1(Val) (adenine(37)-N6)-methyltransferase gives MKASTKDFQFKQFTIWGGHSGMPVSTDGVLLGAWATLSGHHHLLDIGTGTGLLTLMCAQRQPNLTLTGIDIDPHAIEAAQTNFSASPWADRITLQRHDVIAFSRDNLAKFDGIICNPPYFNSGEQSALASRATARHTATLSHPELLRCCGELLQDEGRASFILPSLEAEQFIEHAVAQQWQLTRLCKVKTTARKNHSRYLFELQLKGSEHTKTEQSELIIHQNEQYSAQFIALTQSFYLKM, from the coding sequence ATGAAAGCCAGCACTAAAGATTTTCAGTTTAAACAATTTACTATTTGGGGTGGTCACAGTGGCATGCCCGTGAGTACCGATGGTGTTCTATTAGGCGCTTGGGCCACGCTATCTGGACATCATCACCTTTTAGATATTGGCACTGGCACTGGGTTACTGACCCTGATGTGCGCGCAAAGGCAACCAAACCTAACTTTGACAGGCATTGATATCGACCCGCATGCGATTGAGGCTGCGCAGACTAATTTTTCTGCCAGCCCATGGGCAGATCGCATCACTTTACAGCGCCATGATGTGATTGCTTTTAGTCGTGATAACTTAGCTAAGTTTGATGGCATCATATGCAATCCCCCTTATTTTAACTCGGGCGAACAGTCAGCCTTAGCCAGCAGAGCAACCGCCAGACACACGGCGACCTTGTCTCACCCTGAATTATTGCGCTGTTGTGGGGAGCTTCTGCAAGATGAGGGAAGGGCCAGTTTTATCTTACCTAGCCTAGAAGCCGAGCAGTTTATCGAGCACGCTGTCGCGCAACAATGGCAATTAACTCGGCTGTGCAAAGTAAAAACTACTGCCAGAAAAAATCACTCGCGCTACTTATTTGAGCTACAACTAAAAGGGAGCGAGCACACAAAAACCGAACAAAGTGAGCTGATCATTCATCAAAACGAGCAATACAGCGCTCAATTTATTGCTTTAACACAGAGTTTTTACCTAAAGATGTAA
- the fldB gene encoding flavodoxin FldB — MKIGLFFGSTTCYTEMAAEKIQDIIGSEIVNLHNVKDTPLAKMNDYDFLILGISTWDFGELQEDWGALWQDIDGIPLTDKHVALFGLGDQEGYGEWFQDAMGLLHQQLQPSNPNFIGYWPTDGYEFAASKALTADGTQFVGLALDDAAQYELTDERIAAWCEQILTEYADSL; from the coding sequence ATGAAAATAGGACTATTTTTCGGCTCTACTACCTGCTATACCGAAATGGCTGCGGAAAAAATTCAAGACATTATTGGAAGTGAGATTGTAAATCTTCACAACGTAAAAGATACGCCACTTGCAAAAATGAACGATTATGATTTTTTGATTCTCGGCATTTCCACATGGGATTTCGGTGAACTTCAAGAGGACTGGGGCGCATTATGGCAAGACATCGATGGCATACCGCTAACCGACAAGCACGTCGCGTTGTTCGGCTTAGGGGATCAAGAAGGATATGGCGAATGGTTTCAGGATGCGATGGGACTACTTCATCAGCAGCTTCAGCCAAGCAATCCTAACTTTATTGGCTACTGGCCTACCGATGGGTACGAATTTGCAGCATCAAAGGCATTAACCGCCGACGGCACTCAATTTGTCGGCCTTGCTCTTGATGATGCAGCGCAATATGAATTAACCGATGAGCGAATTGCCGCTTGGTGTGAGCAAATTCTTACCGAATATGCCGACTCCTTGTAA
- the xerD gene encoding site-specific tyrosine recombinase XerD — translation MLNQNLIEQFLDAIWMEKGLSENTLASYRLDLSKLSQWLDHNDSDLTSVSPEKLLEYQVWLAEQKFAQSSRARMLSAMRRLFQYLYREKVRADDPSVLLVRPKLPKRLPKDISEQQVESLLSAPNVDDPIELRDKAMLELLYATGLRVSELVGLTMENMSLRQGVVRVVGKGGKERLVPMGENAIDWIERFLTQGRPALMGEHSSDVVFPSKRARQMTRQTFWHRIKYYALIAGIDTDTLSPHVMRHAFATHLLNYGADLRVVQMLLGHSDLSTTQIYTHVATERLKQIHQQHHPRA, via the coding sequence TTGTTAAATCAGAATCTTATAGAACAATTTTTAGACGCTATATGGATGGAAAAAGGTTTATCAGAAAATACCTTAGCTTCCTATCGTTTAGATTTGAGCAAGCTTTCTCAATGGTTAGATCATAATGATTCAGATCTTACCTCTGTAAGTCCTGAAAAATTATTGGAATATCAAGTGTGGTTGGCCGAGCAGAAGTTTGCTCAATCAAGTCGTGCGCGCATGTTGTCGGCAATGCGTCGTTTATTTCAATATCTGTATCGTGAAAAGGTGCGCGCGGATGACCCTAGTGTGTTATTGGTTCGCCCTAAATTACCAAAACGTTTACCTAAAGATATTAGCGAACAACAAGTTGAGAGTTTGCTCAGTGCGCCTAATGTCGATGATCCTATCGAGCTTCGTGACAAAGCGATGTTAGAGCTGTTATACGCCACTGGATTGCGCGTCTCTGAGCTGGTGGGTTTGACGATGGAAAACATGAGTTTACGTCAAGGTGTGGTGCGCGTTGTGGGTAAGGGCGGAAAAGAGCGTCTAGTGCCTATGGGTGAAAATGCCATTGATTGGATTGAACGTTTTTTGACTCAAGGACGACCGGCATTAATGGGAGAGCACTCTTCGGATGTGGTTTTTCCCAGTAAACGCGCTCGACAAATGACCCGTCAAACGTTTTGGCACCGCATAAAGTACTATGCTCTGATAGCAGGCATAGATACGGATACTTTGTCACCACACGTTATGAGGCATGCTTTTGCGACCCATTTATTGAACTATGGGGCTGATTTACGTGTCGTACAGATGTTATTAGGGCATAGTGATTTATCTACTACCCAAATTTATACTCATGTTGCTACCGAACGATTAAAACAGATCCATCAGCAACACCATCCAAGAGCGTGA
- the dsbC gene encoding bifunctional protein-disulfide isomerase/oxidoreductase DsbC, whose product MKSLCRVFSLLICSLIAFSVSAAKFDEAQIKERFAKIGVSVTEVESLGIDGLVEVTTNQGTFYATPKGDYFIPGKLYSLDDDGNFKDVTAARLGPKIAAKLESLSDEMIVYKAKDEKYVVTVFTDTSCGYCLKLHRQMDEYNKLGITVRYLAFPRSGPQSQVAQQMANIWCHDDPAQAMSDMKLRGKNAEVSTDNIKQCQSIITKHYQVGKSVGVSGTPAVYNAQGVNIGGYLSPKDLLARLQSQN is encoded by the coding sequence ATGAAGAGTTTATGTCGAGTTTTTAGCTTACTTATCTGCTCGTTAATTGCATTTAGTGTCAGCGCAGCAAAGTTTGATGAAGCCCAAATTAAAGAGCGATTTGCTAAAATTGGCGTCTCTGTTACCGAAGTGGAATCTCTTGGTATTGATGGTTTAGTAGAAGTAACGACCAATCAAGGTACTTTCTATGCAACGCCAAAAGGCGATTACTTTATTCCGGGCAAGCTGTATTCACTGGATGATGATGGCAATTTTAAAGATGTGACTGCGGCGCGTCTTGGTCCTAAAATTGCGGCTAAATTAGAGAGTCTTAGCGATGAAATGATTGTCTACAAAGCCAAAGATGAAAAGTACGTAGTCACTGTCTTTACTGATACATCATGTGGCTATTGTTTAAAACTGCATCGCCAAATGGATGAGTACAATAAACTAGGTATTACTGTACGTTACCTTGCATTTCCTCGTTCAGGCCCGCAAAGTCAAGTGGCGCAACAAATGGCGAACATTTGGTGTCATGACGACCCTGCTCAAGCTATGAGTGATATGAAACTGCGTGGCAAAAATGCCGAAGTCTCAACGGATAATATCAAGCAGTGCCAATCTATCATTACCAAACACTATCAAGTTGGTAAATCTGTTGGTGTTTCAGGTACTCCAGCGGTGTACAACGCGCAAGGCGTGAATATAGGCGGTTACTTATCGCCAAAAGATTTACTAGCCAGACTGCAATCTCAAAACTAA
- the recJ gene encoding single-stranded-DNA-specific exonuclease RecJ, which yields MIEIKRRPLADISSLPTSLSALMRRIYAARGIESISQLERGAKGLLAPQKLFGIESAAELLFTAIQNNKRIIVVGDFDADGATSSALSVMALRMLGSNNVDYLVPNRFEDGYGLSPEVVEQAIEMGVDVIMTVDNGVSSIEGVRFAKDNGLQVLVTDHHLPGHVLPNADAMVNPNLNECGFPSKSLAGVGVAFYLMIALRALMRKKGWFTQMGIAEPNLTEFLDLVALGTVADVVALDENNRILVHQGLQRIRAGHGRPGIQALIEVSKRTPGRLVASDFGFALGPRINAAGRLDDMSFGVELLMSNNIHAARRMATELDALNITRREIEEGMKQEAMAFCERIQFSKDQEMPYGITLFQHDWHQGVIGILASRIKDQFHRPVIAFADGGDGLIKGSCRSIKGLHMRDALDKIDVQNPGLILKFGGHAMAAGLTIKEQDFKQFSELFDKAVRDEVGEDALKGIVLSDGELTPEEFSMHTAMEIRNGGPWGQAFPEPIFDGEFKVLHQKLVGEKHLKLMLEPLHKSHGTNIMVDAIAFNVDLRRWPDPATTKVRMAYRLDINEFRGNQSLQLMVEHIDVA from the coding sequence ATGATCGAAATAAAACGCCGTCCTCTTGCGGATATCTCAAGCCTGCCCACTTCTTTATCTGCACTGATGAGACGCATTTATGCGGCTCGCGGAATTGAATCCATCTCGCAACTAGAGCGAGGCGCAAAGGGCTTGCTAGCTCCGCAAAAGCTATTTGGTATCGAGTCCGCCGCAGAGTTGTTGTTTACTGCTATTCAAAACAATAAGCGCATTATTGTGGTGGGGGATTTTGATGCCGATGGCGCAACATCTTCGGCGTTATCGGTTATGGCGCTGCGCATGCTAGGCTCGAATAACGTTGATTATTTGGTGCCAAACCGTTTTGAAGATGGCTATGGCCTTAGCCCTGAAGTAGTGGAACAAGCAATTGAGATGGGCGTTGATGTAATTATGACGGTCGATAACGGCGTTTCCTCCATTGAAGGGGTACGTTTTGCCAAAGACAATGGTCTTCAGGTACTGGTGACTGATCACCACTTGCCGGGACATGTCTTGCCCAATGCCGATGCTATGGTAAACCCAAATTTAAACGAATGTGGTTTCCCGTCTAAATCATTAGCCGGTGTTGGAGTGGCGTTTTATCTGATGATTGCGCTGCGAGCATTGATGCGCAAAAAAGGCTGGTTTACACAAATGGGCATTGCCGAGCCCAATCTTACTGAGTTTTTAGATCTGGTGGCGCTAGGTACGGTGGCTGACGTAGTGGCATTAGATGAGAACAATCGCATACTGGTGCATCAAGGTCTGCAGCGCATTCGCGCCGGACATGGCCGCCCAGGTATACAAGCTTTAATCGAAGTGTCGAAACGAACCCCAGGCCGTTTGGTTGCCTCTGATTTTGGTTTTGCTTTAGGCCCTAGAATCAATGCCGCAGGACGATTGGATGACATGTCATTTGGGGTTGAGTTGTTAATGAGTAACAACATTCATGCCGCAAGACGCATGGCTACCGAATTAGATGCTCTCAATATTACTCGCCGCGAAATTGAAGAGGGCATGAAGCAAGAAGCGATGGCGTTTTGTGAGCGAATTCAATTTAGCAAAGACCAAGAGATGCCTTATGGTATCACCTTGTTCCAACATGATTGGCACCAAGGGGTGATCGGCATTTTAGCTTCCCGCATTAAAGATCAATTCCATCGTCCTGTGATTGCTTTTGCCGATGGCGGAGACGGCTTAATTAAAGGCTCGTGTCGCTCTATTAAAGGGCTGCACATGCGTGATGCACTCGATAAAATCGACGTGCAGAATCCCGGACTTATTTTAAAATTTGGTGGGCATGCCATGGCGGCAGGTTTAACCATTAAAGAGCAAGATTTTAAACAGTTTAGTGAACTGTTTGATAAAGCTGTACGCGATGAAGTGGGTGAAGATGCCCTAAAAGGTATTGTGCTTTCAGATGGTGAATTAACACCCGAAGAGTTTTCCATGCACACGGCGATGGAGATCCGCAACGGTGGCCCTTGGGGACAAGCATTCCCTGAACCGATTTTTGATGGTGAATTTAAAGTTTTGCATCAGAAATTGGTCGGTGAAAAACACCTTAAATTAATGCTTGAACCTCTGCATAAATCCCATGGCACCAACATTATGGTGGATGCGATTGCCTTTAATGTAGATTTGCGCCGCTGGCCTGATCCAGCCACTACCAAAGTACGCATGGCATATCGTCTTGATATCAATGAGTTTAGAGGTAATCAGTCATTGCAACTGATGGTTGAGCATATTGATGTCGCCTAG
- the prfB gene encoding peptide chain release factor 2 (programmed frameshift) — protein MFEINPIKNRLQDVSERTNVLRGYLDYDAKKERLEEVNAELEQPDVWNEPERAQALGKERASLEAVVETIDLLDQGVEDVDGLLELAVEEEDQETFDEIEPELAELETKLNKLEFRRMFSGDHDASDCYIDLQSGSGGTEAQDWTSMMLRMYLRWAEAKGFKVEVIEVSDGDVAGLKGATVRVAGEYAYGWLRTETGVHRLVRKSPFDSSGRRHTSFASAFIYPEIDDNIKIDINPSDLRIDVYRASGAGGQHVNTTESAVRITHVPTNIVVQCQNDRSQHKNKDQAMKQLRAKLFEFELQKQNAEKQANEDAKSDIGWGSQIRSYVLDDSRIKDLRTGVENRNTQAVLDGDLDKFIEASLKSGL, from the exons ATGTTTGAAATCAATCCGATCAAAAACCGCCTACAGGATGTGTCTGAACGCACTAATGTCCTGAGGGGGTACCTT GACTATGACGCTAAGAAAGAGCGTCTAGAAGAGGTAAATGCAGAACTTGAACAACCGGATGTATGGAATGAACCTGAGCGCGCTCAAGCGTTAGGTAAAGAACGTGCATCACTAGAAGCTGTCGTTGAAACCATTGATTTACTAGATCAAGGTGTCGAAGATGTGGATGGCTTGCTAGAGTTAGCGGTTGAAGAAGAAGACCAAGAAACTTTTGATGAAATCGAGCCTGAACTGGCTGAGCTGGAAACTAAACTGAACAAGTTAGAATTCCGCCGCATGTTCTCTGGCGACCATGATGCTTCTGATTGCTACATCGATTTGCAATCAGGCTCTGGTGGTACAGAAGCGCAAGATTGGACTTCAATGATGCTGCGTATGTACTTACGTTGGGCGGAAGCGAAAGGCTTTAAAGTTGAAGTTATCGAAGTGTCTGACGGTGATGTTGCTGGCCTTAAAGGCGCAACAGTGCGCGTTGCGGGCGAATACGCTTATGGTTGGCTTCGTACTGAAACTGGTGTACACCGTTTAGTGCGTAAATCACCATTTGATTCGAGCGGTCGTCGCCACACCTCATTTGCTTCTGCATTTATTTACCCTGAGATTGATGACAACATTAAGATCGATATTAACCCATCAGATCTTCGCATTGACGTATACCGCGCCTCTGGTGCTGGTGGTCAGCACGTTAACACCACTGAGTCTGCGGTACGTATTACGCACGTACCAACCAATATCGTGGTTCAATGTCAGAATGACCGTTCTCAGCATAAAAACAAAGACCAAGCAATGAAGCAACTACGCGCAAAATTGTTTGAGTTTGAATTGCAAAAGCAAAATGCTGAGAAACAAGCAAACGAAGATGCTAAATCCGACATCGGATGGGGCAGCCAAATTCGCTCATACGTACTGGATGATTCTCGTATCAAGGATCTTCGTACTGGTGTAGAAAACAGAAATACGCAAGCCGTTTTAGACGGCGACCTAGACAAATTTATCGAAGCCAGCCTTAAGTCTGGACTGTAA